Proteins encoded together in one Deinococcus hopiensis KR-140 window:
- a CDS encoding thiamine pyrophosphate-dependent dehydrogenase E1 component subunit alpha: protein MIQPFTSDPLRWVSEDGQPVRDLPVRFTPEVLRELHGEMVRAREFDRKLVTLLRQGRTTFYAQASGMEATQVGLARSLRVGHDWVWPYYRDHALGLAMGVPMADLVSQCLGTNSDLSRGRQMPHHFAAARQNFVSISSSIASQVPPAAGNAMAQKYLGTDEITVCTFGDGATSEGDWHAGMNMAGAAGAPCLFVCENNQWAISTNLRAQTASETIHIKAKAYGMPGYYVDGNDIVAVMEVLGHVAAEVRAGKGPALVECLTYRVGSHSNADADAEKFYRTREEVGEWLARDPIVRVERLLEHLGQPVTAEERAGLISAAHREVDEAVLAAEATGQPDWRIMFEDVYADTPVHLREQAAFLRQEQEGGRA from the coding sequence ATGATTCAGCCGTTCACGTCTGATCCGCTGCGGTGGGTCTCTGAAGACGGCCAACCCGTGCGGGACCTGCCCGTCCGCTTTACCCCCGAGGTGCTGCGTGAGCTGCACGGCGAGATGGTACGGGCGCGGGAATTTGACCGCAAACTCGTCACCCTGTTGCGACAGGGCCGCACCACCTTCTATGCCCAGGCAAGCGGTATGGAGGCAACGCAGGTGGGCCTGGCCCGTTCGCTGCGCGTTGGCCACGACTGGGTGTGGCCGTACTACCGTGACCATGCCCTCGGCCTGGCGATGGGCGTCCCTATGGCCGATCTCGTCAGCCAATGCCTGGGGACCAATTCGGATCTGTCGAGGGGCCGACAGATGCCGCATCACTTTGCGGCGGCCCGCCAGAACTTCGTGTCGATCAGTTCCTCCATCGCCTCGCAGGTACCGCCGGCGGCCGGAAACGCGATGGCCCAGAAGTACCTGGGCACGGACGAGATCACGGTATGCACCTTTGGTGATGGAGCCACGAGTGAGGGCGACTGGCACGCAGGCATGAACATGGCGGGGGCAGCGGGCGCGCCTTGCCTGTTCGTATGCGAGAACAACCAGTGGGCCATCAGCACCAATCTGCGGGCGCAGACCGCCAGCGAGACCATTCACATCAAGGCGAAGGCCTACGGGATGCCCGGCTATTACGTGGACGGCAACGACATCGTCGCCGTGATGGAAGTGTTGGGGCACGTGGCGGCCGAGGTACGTGCTGGCAAAGGACCTGCCCTCGTCGAGTGCCTGACCTACCGCGTCGGTTCACACTCCAACGCGGACGCGGACGCCGAGAAGTTCTACCGCACCCGAGAGGAAGTGGGCGAGTGGCTGGCGCGCGACCCCATCGTTCGGGTGGAGCGGCTGCTGGAGCATCTCGGCCAGCCGGTGACGGCCGAGGAACGCGCAGGCCTGATCAGCGCTGCCCACCGTGAAGTGGACGAGGCCGTCCTCGCCGCCGAGGCCACTGGGCAGCCCGACTGGCGCATCATGTTCGAGGACGTGTATGCGGACACACCGGTGCATCTGCGGGAGCAGGCCGCGTTCCTGCGCCAGGAACAGGAAGGGGGCCGGGCATGA
- the rsmG gene encoding 16S rRNA (guanine(527)-N(7))-methyltransferase RsmG, with protein sequence MTPEGEALLRQGMGELGLELSAEQVEQFRQLHELLLQGAAQMNLTALRQERDIVLKHFVDSLTCLRGGWLAEQGVAGEKRALDLGTGAGFPALPLAIVHPELQLVPVDATRKKVDFVARTAAALGLTQVRPLTGRAETLGQDPEHRERYGRVVTRAVAALPILAELALPFLPVGGLLVAQKGPITPEELEAGTRAAAEVGGELRTVEPFTLPVTGDARTLVIVEKVAPTPPKYPRREGVPNRKPLFWQAT encoded by the coding sequence ATGACGCCCGAAGGCGAGGCGTTGTTGAGGCAGGGCATGGGGGAACTGGGGTTGGAATTGTCGGCCGAGCAGGTGGAGCAGTTCAGGCAGCTTCACGAACTGCTGCTGCAGGGGGCCGCCCAGATGAACCTCACGGCCCTGCGGCAAGAGCGCGACATCGTGCTCAAGCATTTTGTGGATTCGCTGACCTGCCTGCGCGGCGGTTGGCTGGCGGAGCAGGGGGTGGCTGGGGAAAAGCGCGCGCTGGATCTGGGCACAGGCGCGGGGTTTCCCGCCCTGCCCCTCGCCATTGTGCACCCCGAACTTCAGCTCGTACCGGTGGACGCCACCCGCAAGAAGGTGGACTTTGTGGCCCGGACCGCCGCCGCCCTCGGGCTCACGCAGGTTCGGCCGCTTACTGGGCGGGCAGAGACGCTGGGCCAGGACCCCGAACACCGCGAGCGGTATGGACGGGTGGTCACGCGGGCGGTGGCGGCCCTGCCCATCTTGGCCGAGCTGGCCCTGCCGTTCCTGCCCGTCGGCGGCCTGCTCGTCGCCCAGAAGGGCCCGATCACTCCGGAGGAACTGGAGGCCGGCACGAGGGCTGCGGCCGAGGTGGGCGGCGAGCTCCGCACGGTGGAGCCCTTCACGCTGCCCGTGACCGGGGACGCGCGGACCCTCGTGATCGTGGAGAAAGTGGCTCCGACGCCTCCAAAATATCCCCGCCGCGAGGGTGTGCCAAACCGTAAGCCGCTATTCTGGCAGGCGACGTGA
- a CDS encoding ParA family protein, with product MKTLGVVNQKGGVGKTTTAINLGAYLAAGGRRVLLLDMDPQGNATSGLGLRGAGQGLYEALGEPARVAEFVQPTSQNGLDVLPATPDLAGAGVELADDPDALARLLASVQGYDIALIDAPPSLGPLTVNVLAAADALLIPLQAEYYALEGLAGLMETVERVQGGLNPRLKVLGVALTMFDGRTNLAQEVESMVRQHFGELVFWSVVPRNVRLSEAPSFAKPINAFAPLSSGAAAYKRLSEEVMQRVEKI from the coding sequence GTGAAAACCCTGGGAGTCGTGAATCAGAAGGGTGGGGTGGGCAAGACGACCACCGCCATCAACCTCGGCGCTTACCTGGCCGCGGGCGGACGACGGGTGCTGCTGCTGGACATGGATCCCCAGGGCAACGCGACGAGTGGCCTGGGGCTGCGCGGTGCTGGGCAGGGGCTCTATGAGGCTCTGGGTGAGCCTGCCCGGGTGGCCGAATTCGTGCAACCGACCTCGCAGAACGGCCTGGACGTGCTGCCCGCCACGCCGGACCTCGCCGGAGCTGGGGTGGAACTGGCCGACGATCCCGATGCCCTGGCCCGCCTGCTTGCCAGTGTCCAGGGATATGACATCGCCCTGATCGATGCGCCGCCCAGCCTGGGACCGCTGACGGTCAATGTGCTTGCCGCCGCCGACGCCCTGCTGATCCCCCTGCAGGCCGAGTATTACGCGCTGGAGGGGCTGGCCGGGCTGATGGAAACGGTGGAGCGCGTGCAGGGTGGGCTCAACCCCCGCCTGAAGGTGCTGGGCGTGGCACTCACGATGTTTGATGGGCGCACCAACCTCGCGCAGGAAGTCGAGTCGATGGTGCGGCAACACTTCGGGGAACTGGTGTTCTGGTCTGTGGTGCCGCGCAACGTGCGGCTCTCGGAGGCCCCCAGCTTCGCCAAACCCATCAATGCCTTCGCGCCGCTGTCCAGTGGGGCCGCCGCCTACAAGCGCCTCAGCGAGGAGGTGATGCAGCGTGTCGAAAAAATCTAG
- the mnmG gene encoding tRNA uridine-5-carboxymethylaminomethyl(34) synthesis enzyme MnmG has protein sequence MSGWNVVVIGGGHAGLEAAWAAAKFAPTALLVANPATIGRMPCNPAVGGPGKSQLVFEVQALGGLMGRLADETAIHTRVLNASKGPAVQSLRVQNERDAYAERAQDIILGHSSIEVVRGEAADLEADGQGGWWVVTTDGRRLHARSVVVAAGTFMRGVTWYGRHSRPEGRQGEPPSRFLSTPLARGGHVLKRYKTGTPPRVRADSVRFSDLLELPADPQPRGFTGQPGPRAAVSPTWQTHTTPETHRLIHENLHESPMYAGDIEGLGPRYCPSIEDKVVRFAHHDRHLLFVEPDGIQTSEVYLQGFSSSLPPALQDQLVRTLPGFEQAVIHRYAYAVEYDVVDSTELTLNLESRFLPGVFTAGQINGTSGYEEAAAQGLVAGTAAGRRAEGLPERQISRETGYIGVLLDDLVFKGSDEPYRMMTSRVEHRLLVRQDNADERLTSLGVQLGLVDQATQQEVQGKYIRVQAGIRALQTQRVQGQTGETWLRRPEFGLEDVEALGLVLPTLSPEEREAVAIRVKYAGYIERAERQLAAEGRARQLSLAGVDFLAIGSLSNEAREKLNRSRPSTVEQASRLPGVRHADISALLVHLRRQGESQHSGG, from the coding sequence ATGAGTGGCTGGAATGTCGTTGTTATCGGAGGCGGACACGCAGGGCTTGAAGCGGCCTGGGCCGCCGCAAAGTTCGCTCCCACGGCGCTGCTGGTTGCCAACCCGGCCACCATCGGCCGTATGCCCTGCAACCCGGCTGTAGGTGGCCCCGGCAAGAGCCAGCTGGTGTTCGAGGTGCAGGCACTGGGGGGTCTGATGGGGCGGCTGGCCGACGAGACGGCCATCCATACCCGCGTGTTGAACGCGAGTAAGGGACCGGCCGTACAGTCGCTGCGCGTGCAAAATGAGCGTGACGCCTACGCCGAACGGGCGCAGGACATCATTCTGGGCCACTCCAGCATCGAGGTGGTGCGGGGGGAAGCGGCGGACCTGGAGGCTGATGGTCAGGGAGGCTGGTGGGTGGTCACGACAGATGGGCGCCGACTGCATGCCCGCAGCGTGGTGGTGGCTGCTGGGACATTTATGCGTGGCGTCACCTGGTATGGCCGGCACTCCCGTCCCGAAGGGCGTCAGGGCGAGCCACCCTCGCGTTTCCTGAGTACGCCGCTGGCCCGAGGTGGACACGTCCTCAAGCGCTACAAGACGGGCACGCCACCCCGGGTACGTGCGGACTCGGTACGCTTCTCGGATCTGCTGGAACTGCCTGCCGACCCTCAGCCCCGGGGCTTTACGGGCCAGCCAGGACCGCGGGCCGCAGTATCACCCACCTGGCAGACCCACACCACCCCAGAAACCCACCGCCTGATTCACGAGAACCTCCACGAGTCACCTATGTATGCCGGCGATATCGAGGGTCTGGGGCCGCGCTACTGCCCCAGCATCGAAGACAAGGTGGTGCGCTTTGCCCACCATGACCGCCACCTTCTGTTTGTGGAACCGGACGGCATCCAGACCAGCGAGGTCTACCTGCAGGGCTTCAGTTCCAGCCTTCCCCCAGCGTTGCAAGACCAGTTGGTCCGAACGCTGCCGGGCTTCGAGCAGGCGGTTATTCACCGTTACGCCTACGCTGTGGAATACGACGTGGTGGATTCGACCGAGTTGACCCTCAATCTAGAGTCGCGCTTCTTACCGGGAGTTTTCACAGCCGGGCAGATTAACGGTACGAGCGGTTACGAGGAGGCAGCGGCCCAGGGCCTGGTGGCGGGAACGGCCGCGGGGCGGCGAGCTGAGGGGCTTCCCGAACGTCAGATTTCACGTGAAACGGGGTATATCGGGGTTCTGCTTGACGACCTGGTTTTCAAGGGAAGCGACGAGCCCTACCGCATGATGACCAGCCGTGTAGAACACCGCCTGCTTGTGCGTCAGGACAACGCCGATGAGCGGCTGACAAGTCTGGGTGTGCAGCTCGGCCTGGTGGATCAAGCGACCCAGCAGGAGGTCCAAGGGAAGTACATCCGGGTTCAAGCGGGCATTCGCGCGCTGCAGACCCAGCGGGTGCAGGGGCAGACGGGGGAGACCTGGTTGCGGCGTCCGGAATTTGGCCTGGAAGACGTGGAGGCGCTGGGTCTGGTGCTTCCCACCCTTTCGCCGGAGGAACGCGAGGCTGTGGCGATCCGCGTGAAGTACGCGGGTTACATCGAACGGGCCGAGCGCCAGTTGGCTGCCGAGGGCCGCGCTCGGCAATTGAGCCTGGCCGGCGTGGACTTCCTGGCCATCGGCTCCTTGTCCAATGAGGCGCGTGAGAAGCTGAACCGCTCGCGCCCCAGCACCGTGGAACAGGCCTCACGCCTTCCCGGAGTTCGGCACGCCGACATCAGCGCCCTGCTTGTCCACCTCCGCAGGCAAGGCGAGTCTCAGCACTCTGGGGGGTAG
- a CDS encoding alpha-ketoacid dehydrogenase subunit beta, with amino-acid sequence MTATTQSKAAEPKPTANAAEETRTLTLIQAITEAMADELARDERVVVFGEDVGARGGVFLATAGLQAQFGAKRVFDTPLSEASIVGAAVGMAVRGLRPIAEIQFADYMGPGFDQIISQAAKIRYRSGGQFTSPLVIRTPSGGGVKGGHHHSQSPESYFAHTPGLKVVMPSTPYDAKGLLKAAVRGGDPVIYFEPKRLYRAAKGEVPTGDYTVEIGKGAVRREGTDLTIIGYGGVMPDAEKAAQALAAEGVQAEVIDLRSLVPWDRDLVLGSVEKTGRAVLVSEAPRTSNFMGEVAYVIQEQLFDALLSPVLQVAGFDTPYPYVQDKVYLPGANRIAAACVRALNY; translated from the coding sequence ATGACGGCGACAACCCAGTCCAAAGCAGCAGAGCCCAAACCCACGGCCAACGCTGCCGAGGAAACCCGAACACTGACGCTGATCCAGGCAATCACCGAAGCGATGGCCGACGAACTTGCCCGCGACGAACGCGTCGTGGTGTTTGGGGAAGACGTGGGCGCGCGCGGAGGCGTGTTTCTCGCCACTGCTGGTCTACAAGCCCAGTTCGGTGCAAAGCGGGTGTTCGACACGCCTCTCAGCGAAGCGAGCATCGTGGGGGCTGCCGTAGGCATGGCGGTGCGGGGCCTGCGTCCCATCGCCGAGATCCAGTTCGCGGACTACATGGGTCCCGGCTTCGATCAGATCATCAGCCAGGCCGCCAAGATCCGTTACCGCTCGGGCGGACAGTTTACTTCCCCTCTGGTCATTCGCACGCCCTCGGGCGGCGGTGTGAAGGGCGGGCACCACCACAGCCAGAGTCCGGAAAGCTACTTTGCACATACTCCGGGCCTCAAAGTTGTCATGCCGTCCACCCCTTACGACGCCAAGGGCCTGCTCAAGGCGGCGGTGCGTGGCGGAGACCCCGTGATCTACTTCGAGCCCAAACGGCTCTACCGCGCGGCAAAGGGTGAGGTGCCCACCGGCGACTACACCGTCGAGATCGGCAAAGGTGCGGTGCGTCGCGAGGGCACGGACCTCACCATCATCGGCTACGGCGGCGTGATGCCCGACGCCGAGAAGGCCGCCCAGGCCCTCGCGGCTGAGGGCGTGCAGGCCGAGGTGATCGACTTGCGCTCGCTCGTACCTTGGGACCGGGACCTCGTGCTCGGCAGCGTGGAGAAGACGGGCCGCGCCGTGCTTGTGAGCGAGGCTCCGCGCACCTCCAACTTTATGGGTGAGGTCGCCTACGTCATCCAGGAGCAGCTGTTCGATGCCCTGCTCTCACCCGTGTTGCAGGTGGCGGGCTTCGACACGCCCTACCCCTACGTGCAGGACAAGGTGTACCTGCCCGGCGCGAACCGCATCGCCGCCGCATGCGTCCGGGCCCTGAACTACTGA
- a CDS encoding VanW family protein: MAPFSRTVALAVSLLVGGALAQQEVPAPPPASVPAPEPAPGPQPTDPAPAEPAPVEPVPAEQTPTPTPSPTLPAPPPVQPAPPRRIPTPLLITAQWKLPALVNGKKTLLPFTRTLTLSPDRVTLLRNKGGVSTTLDAELTRFLAELPTGVQDARFEELGTGWAVVQHNGLKVDLAQTRANVLAALKNPLAVKAGVVITGQITPKRTLDFFASRGITSFLATGETNYYGSSAARMTNIHTGTHNFQDRLFEGKVFSFNQFIGPISTRSGYVTGLVISGDRTANGVGGGICQVSTTAFRALYGAGLPIVERRNHSYQVFYYDPQGLDATIYQPSQDLKFTNDTGGALWFQADWDDTEARLRISVFGKARPFTVEVGTPKVLSTTPSPADRLIRDASLPAGQRKQVDWAAKGAVTEVTRRFLQEGQVIKQDTLKSVYRPWPNIFLVGTKR, translated from the coding sequence ATGGCCCCGTTTTCCAGAACCGTTGCCCTCGCCGTGAGTCTGTTGGTGGGAGGCGCGCTCGCGCAGCAGGAGGTTCCGGCGCCACCGCCCGCCTCTGTTCCCGCACCGGAACCGGCCCCCGGGCCCCAACCCACAGACCCCGCACCAGCAGAACCTGCGCCGGTGGAACCTGTGCCCGCCGAGCAGACGCCGACTCCCACGCCCTCTCCCACTTTGCCGGCGCCTCCGCCCGTGCAGCCCGCTCCTCCCCGCCGCATCCCCACGCCGCTCCTCATCACCGCTCAGTGGAAGCTGCCTGCCCTGGTGAACGGCAAGAAAACCCTGCTGCCCTTCACGCGTACGCTGACGCTCTCGCCGGACCGCGTGACGCTCCTGCGCAACAAGGGCGGCGTTTCCACCACCCTGGACGCAGAGCTGACCCGCTTTCTGGCCGAACTGCCCACTGGGGTGCAAGACGCCCGCTTCGAGGAACTCGGCACGGGTTGGGCCGTGGTGCAGCACAACGGCCTGAAGGTGGACCTGGCGCAGACCCGGGCCAACGTGCTCGCCGCTCTGAAAAACCCGCTGGCGGTCAAGGCCGGCGTGGTCATTACCGGGCAGATCACCCCCAAGCGCACGCTGGATTTCTTCGCCTCCCGCGGCATCACCTCGTTCCTGGCGACGGGCGAGACGAACTACTACGGCAGCAGTGCGGCCCGTATGACCAACATCCATACGGGCACGCACAATTTCCAGGACCGGCTGTTCGAAGGCAAGGTTTTTTCATTCAACCAGTTCATTGGGCCCATCAGCACCCGGAGCGGCTACGTTACGGGCCTGGTGATCTCGGGAGACCGGACCGCGAACGGTGTGGGCGGCGGCATCTGCCAGGTCAGCACAACGGCCTTCCGGGCCCTGTACGGCGCGGGCTTGCCCATCGTGGAACGGCGCAACCACTCCTATCAGGTGTTCTACTACGATCCGCAGGGCCTGGACGCCACCATCTATCAGCCCAGCCAGGACCTGAAATTCACCAATGACACCGGCGGTGCCCTGTGGTTCCAGGCCGACTGGGACGACACAGAAGCGCGTCTGCGCATCAGCGTGTTCGGCAAAGCCCGGCCCTTTACGGTCGAAGTCGGCACGCCGAAGGTGCTCAGCACCACCCCTTCGCCCGCGGACCGCCTGATTCGGGATGCCAGCCTGCCCGCAGGACAGCGTAAGCAGGTGGACTGGGCCGCCAAGGGAGCCGTGACCGAAGTGACCCGCCGCTTCCTGCAAGAGGGGCAGGTCATCAAGCAAGACACCCTGAAGAGTGTGTACCGGCCCTGGCCCAACATCTTCCTGGTCGGCACCAAGCGCTAA
- a CDS encoding YpdA family putative bacillithiol disulfide reductase, producing MSQMFDVAIVGAGPVGLAAAIACKRVGLSYVVLEKGCVVNAIFEYPTYMGFFTTAPELEIGNHPFVTGHDKPDRRDALMYYRLVTQREELNVRLYTEVKRVHAAPAGFTLEVEAQDGSGDVVEARRVVVATGYYDNPLQLGIPGEDGENVSHYYTEAHPFMGLNVTVIGAGNSAADAALDLWRGGANVTMIVRAPELKPTIKYWVRPDLENRIKEGSISAQFNSQVVEIHPEHVLVQRADGTTWELPTHFTFALTGYRPDLSFLSGLDLAQQADECLVLDGHYQSTVPGLFVVGSAGFAGKTNQVFIENGRHHALHAVAEIERQLAPLREEVLSGR from the coding sequence ATGAGTCAGATGTTCGACGTCGCCATCGTGGGGGCCGGGCCAGTGGGGCTCGCCGCCGCCATCGCCTGCAAGCGGGTGGGCCTGAGCTACGTGGTGCTGGAAAAGGGCTGTGTGGTGAACGCCATCTTCGAGTACCCCACCTATATGGGCTTTTTCACGACGGCCCCGGAGCTGGAAATCGGCAACCATCCGTTTGTAACGGGTCACGACAAGCCAGACCGCCGCGACGCACTGATGTACTACCGACTCGTAACGCAGCGTGAGGAGCTGAACGTGCGGCTGTACACCGAGGTGAAGCGGGTTCACGCGGCTCCGGCGGGCTTCACACTGGAGGTCGAGGCGCAGGACGGCAGCGGGGACGTGGTGGAAGCCCGGCGCGTCGTGGTGGCCACCGGCTACTATGACAACCCCCTGCAACTCGGTATTCCCGGCGAGGACGGCGAGAATGTCAGCCACTACTACACCGAGGCCCACCCCTTCATGGGCCTCAACGTCACCGTGATTGGTGCGGGCAACAGCGCGGCGGACGCGGCCCTGGATCTGTGGCGCGGCGGGGCGAACGTGACGATGATCGTGCGGGCTCCCGAACTCAAGCCCACCATCAAATACTGGGTACGGCCCGATCTGGAAAACCGCATCAAGGAGGGCAGCATCTCCGCGCAGTTCAACTCCCAGGTGGTAGAGATTCACCCCGAGCACGTCTTGGTGCAGCGGGCGGACGGCACCACCTGGGAACTGCCTACCCACTTCACCTTCGCGTTGACGGGGTACCGACCAGACCTCTCGTTTCTTTCTGGCCTGGACCTGGCGCAGCAGGCCGACGAATGTCTGGTGCTGGACGGGCATTACCAGAGCACGGTTCCCGGCTTGTTCGTGGTGGGCTCGGCGGGCTTTGCAGGCAAGACCAACCAGGTATTTATCGAGAACGGACGGCACCACGCGCTGCATGCAGTGGCGGAGATTGAGCGCCAGCTCGCACCGCTGAGGGAAGAAGTGTTGTCGGGGCGCTGA
- a CDS encoding dihydrolipoamide acetyltransferase family protein, with translation MKQVLLPELAESVVEGEILKWLVAEGETVALEQPLCEVMTDKVTVELPSPYAGVLQQRLANEGDVVAVHAPIAVIAEPGEAGGHGGGEGVSNAAQTVAPSITEAVQETAQNPEANHTSLPTQAAEEREHVGGEGGSIVEAGHVQAKGDDDASLFKAFSSDETVKLQGLGNRSGSGAPGTYTGGTGSILNREQTPSGRTNGRVLAVPAARQLARELGVDLAQVRGSGPNGRVRVQDVTEHGQGQAAPAAVAQAVPTPQPQAAAPAPTPVPSAPAAKGTGGMPVTPVQYRTPKGYEHLEDRVPLRGMRRAISNQMQASHLYTVRTLTVDEVNLTKLVEFRARVKGEAQAAGVKLSYLPFIFKAVAVALRKYPSLNSSFDEATGEIVMKRYFNLGMAVATDAGLTVPVLRDVNQKSVFELARQVGDLASRAQAGKLTPDELAGSTFSVTNIGSIGALFSFPIINVPDAAILGVHSIVKRPIVDEHDNIVVAHMMYLSLSFDHRLVDGAEAARFCKEVIRLLESPDRLMLEAM, from the coding sequence ATGAAACAAGTCTTGCTGCCCGAACTCGCCGAGAGCGTTGTCGAGGGCGAAATTCTAAAATGGCTGGTGGCCGAGGGCGAGACCGTTGCCCTGGAACAGCCCTTGTGCGAAGTCATGACCGACAAAGTCACGGTGGAACTCCCCAGCCCCTATGCCGGCGTGCTGCAGCAGAGGTTGGCGAACGAGGGCGATGTGGTGGCCGTTCACGCCCCGATCGCCGTGATTGCCGAACCCGGTGAGGCCGGAGGGCATGGAGGAGGGGAGGGCGTGAGCAACGCCGCCCAGACCGTGGCCCCCAGCATCACCGAAGCGGTTCAGGAGACGGCACAGAACCCTGAGGCGAACCACACCTCCCTTCCCACCCAAGCCGCCGAGGAGCGCGAGCATGTGGGCGGCGAGGGTGGCAGCATCGTGGAGGCTGGGCACGTGCAGGCCAAGGGGGACGACGACGCGAGCCTCTTCAAGGCGTTCTCGTCCGACGAGACGGTGAAGCTGCAGGGGCTGGGCAACCGGAGCGGCAGCGGCGCGCCCGGCACGTACACCGGCGGCACAGGCAGCATCCTCAACCGTGAGCAGACGCCTTCGGGCCGCACGAATGGCCGCGTGCTGGCCGTCCCCGCCGCCCGGCAACTGGCGCGCGAACTGGGCGTGGACCTCGCGCAGGTGCGGGGCAGCGGTCCGAATGGCCGTGTGCGCGTGCAGGACGTAACCGAACACGGACAGGGGCAGGCTGCGCCCGCAGCCGTGGCCCAAGCTGTGCCCACGCCTCAACCCCAGGCTGCCGCTCCGGCTCCAACCCCCGTTCCCAGCGCCCCAGCGGCCAAGGGCACCGGCGGAATGCCGGTCACGCCGGTGCAGTACCGCACGCCCAAGGGGTACGAGCACCTCGAAGACCGGGTGCCCCTGCGCGGCATGAGGCGGGCCATCTCCAACCAGATGCAGGCCAGCCACCTCTACACGGTGCGGACCCTGACGGTGGACGAGGTGAACCTCACCAAGCTCGTCGAGTTCCGCGCACGGGTGAAAGGCGAGGCGCAGGCCGCGGGCGTCAAGCTCTCCTACCTCCCCTTCATCTTCAAGGCGGTGGCAGTGGCGCTGCGCAAGTACCCCAGCCTCAACTCCTCGTTCGACGAGGCCACGGGCGAGATCGTAATGAAGCGCTACTTCAACCTCGGCATGGCGGTGGCGACCGACGCGGGCCTCACGGTGCCCGTTCTGCGTGACGTAAACCAGAAGAGCGTCTTTGAACTTGCTCGGCAGGTGGGGGACCTCGCCTCGCGGGCCCAGGCAGGCAAACTCACGCCCGATGAGCTGGCGGGCAGCACCTTCTCGGTCACGAACATCGGCTCTATCGGAGCGCTGTTCTCGTTCCCCATCATCAATGTGCCCGACGCAGCGATTCTGGGCGTCCACTCCATCGTGAAGCGCCCCATCGTGGACGAACACGACAACATCGTCGTGGCGCATATGATGTACCTGTCTCTGAGCTTTGATCACCGTCTGGTGGATGGCGCTGAAGCCGCGCGCTTCTGCAAGGAAGTGATTCGCCTGCTGGAAAGCCCGGACCGCCTGATGCTCGAAGCGATGTAA
- a CDS encoding ParB/RepB/Spo0J family partition protein, protein MSKKSSLGRGLDALLSRPQGAETAGAPGTLVQQVRIDRIMQAAYQPRQVFGPESLAELAGSIREKGVLQPLLVRPRGENFEIVAGERRWRASQLAGLTEVPVLIRDLGDREALEIAIIENLQREDLGPLEEARAYQALLDQGLNQEGVAQAVGKGRSTISNSLRLLTLPERAQRALEGGEISAGHARAILAQPEEDRAWALEQIRTRRLNVREAEGLKREARGTAPIAVNPPRAYRQVELALSRRTGTKVRITGDDRGRVELNYASREELDRILELLGYAAEE, encoded by the coding sequence GTGTCGAAAAAATCTAGCCTGGGCCGGGGCCTCGACGCCCTGCTCAGCCGTCCTCAGGGGGCCGAAACCGCCGGAGCTCCAGGCACATTGGTGCAGCAGGTCCGGATCGACCGGATCATGCAGGCGGCCTACCAGCCCCGGCAGGTGTTCGGACCCGAATCGCTGGCCGAACTGGCGGGCAGTATCCGGGAGAAGGGCGTGCTGCAACCCCTCCTCGTGCGGCCACGCGGCGAGAACTTTGAGATCGTGGCGGGCGAGCGGCGTTGGCGGGCTTCCCAACTCGCCGGGCTGACGGAAGTGCCCGTTCTGATCCGGGACCTTGGAGACCGGGAAGCCCTGGAGATCGCCATCATCGAGAACCTCCAGCGCGAGGACCTCGGACCGCTGGAAGAGGCTCGGGCCTACCAGGCGCTGCTGGACCAGGGGCTCAACCAGGAGGGCGTCGCGCAGGCGGTAGGCAAGGGCCGCTCCACCATCTCCAACTCGCTGCGGCTGCTCACGCTGCCCGAGCGCGCTCAGCGGGCCCTGGAGGGAGGTGAGATCAGCGCCGGACATGCCCGCGCCATTCTCGCCCAGCCCGAGGAAGACCGGGCCTGGGCGCTGGAGCAGATTCGGACGCGCCGCCTGAACGTGCGTGAGGCAGAAGGGTTGAAGCGCGAGGCGCGGGGCACGGCTCCCATCGCCGTTAATCCCCCCCGCGCCTACCGGCAGGTAGAGCTGGCCCTCAGCCGCCGCACGGGCACGAAGGTACGGATCACGGGCGACGACAGGGGCCGGGTGGAGCTGAACTACGCCTCCCGGGAGGAACTGGACCGCATCCTCGAACTGCTGGGGTACGCCGCCGAGGAATAG